One Leptospira wolbachii serovar Codice str. CDC genomic region harbors:
- a CDS encoding cytochrome c-type biogenesis protein CcmH, with the protein MVGFCILLPSLLFAQKTTTNLKEEGQIQTFLKVTEQIRCICLPSLPIQSCSFNMCAASSYLKTFIENRIKDGMKEEEIISKMENGFGDSVLKDPIVVMFQENGNQGMVDSIVYGFGPKILAQPDGTWINFTLFALGAFGLFGIYKFGTRKKKETPEANPKPSSDQKSTTEQIKNRIRKFEEET; encoded by the coding sequence ATGGTTGGTTTCTGCATCCTCTTACCAAGTCTTCTATTCGCACAGAAAACGACTACCAATCTAAAAGAGGAAGGTCAAATCCAAACCTTTTTAAAAGTAACGGAACAAATTCGTTGTATCTGTTTGCCGAGCCTTCCTATCCAATCTTGTTCGTTCAATATGTGCGCGGCTTCCAGTTACCTCAAAACCTTTATTGAAAACCGGATCAAAGACGGAATGAAGGAAGAGGAAATCATTTCGAAAATGGAAAATGGTTTCGGTGACTCTGTTTTAAAAGACCCCATTGTGGTAATGTTTCAGGAAAATGGGAACCAGGGAATGGTGGATTCCATTGTATATGGATTTGGACCAAAAATTCTAGCCCAACCGGATGGAACCTGGATCAACTTCACCTTATTTGCATTAGGTGCTTTTGGACTTTTTGGAATTTATAAATTTGGGACCAGGAAAAAGAAAGAAACTCCAGAGGCAAATCCTAAGCCATCAAGTGATCAAAAGTCTACCACAGAACAAATCAAAAACAGAATTCGTAAATTCGAAGAAGAAACTTAA
- a CDS encoding aminotransferase class I/II-fold pyridoxal phosphate-dependent enzyme yields MADHWEEVQKKLDTIREKQLFRETRSYQGIDFCSNDYMGLATNPSMLEFFQSKKEIYPFGSTASRLVRGNSTSMEQFESEFASFVEGEAALLVSTGFTANFGLLDSIAAPDCYVFTDRLNHASILDGIRISGAQKKYYNHLDLNHLRSLLEKADVEDSTGKKKRIVVTESLFSMDGDSPDLKTLLSLKKEFGFVLVLDEAHAFGVYGPMGKGLVFQDLSSSEIQSIDYRVYTLGKSLGLEGGIIVTKKMGRDHLVNVMRSFIFSTAPLPMISKLASFALSLLRSMDKERENLLAMAKELKDSLKQNGFLITNSTSHIVPILLDTEKQSLFYAAYLQDAGLDVRAIRPPTVPTPRLRLSLNAKLRLEDIHHLVKELVLLREKWNSL; encoded by the coding sequence GTGGCAGACCATTGGGAAGAAGTCCAAAAGAAACTAGATACCATACGTGAAAAACAATTGTTTCGGGAAACTCGTTCCTACCAAGGAATTGACTTTTGTTCCAACGATTACATGGGTCTTGCAACTAATCCAAGTATGTTGGAATTTTTCCAATCGAAGAAGGAGATTTACCCCTTTGGTTCGACTGCTTCCCGATTGGTTCGGGGAAATTCCACTTCCATGGAGCAGTTTGAATCTGAATTTGCAAGTTTTGTGGAGGGGGAGGCGGCACTTCTTGTTTCAACGGGTTTTACCGCAAATTTTGGTCTTTTGGATTCCATTGCGGCTCCCGACTGTTATGTGTTTACCGATCGCCTCAATCATGCATCCATTTTAGATGGGATTCGTATTTCCGGTGCCCAAAAAAAATACTACAACCATCTAGATCTAAACCATTTACGATCTCTTTTAGAGAAGGCAGATGTGGAAGATTCAACAGGCAAAAAAAAACGGATCGTGGTCACAGAATCTTTGTTTAGTATGGATGGAGATTCTCCCGATTTAAAAACTCTACTTTCTTTAAAGAAAGAATTTGGATTTGTGCTCGTATTGGATGAAGCTCATGCTTTCGGAGTTTATGGCCCTATGGGTAAGGGACTTGTTTTCCAAGACCTTTCCTCCTCTGAAATTCAATCTATCGATTACAGGGTTTATACCTTAGGAAAGTCTTTAGGACTTGAAGGTGGGATCATCGTTACCAAAAAAATGGGTCGTGATCACTTAGTGAATGTAATGCGGTCTTTTATTTTTTCTACTGCCCCGCTTCCCATGATTTCGAAACTTGCCTCTTTTGCACTTTCGTTACTCCGTTCCATGGACAAAGAAAGGGAGAATTTGTTAGCGATGGCAAAGGAATTAAAGGATTCTCTGAAACAAAATGGTTTTTTGATTACTAACTCCACGTCTCATATTGTCCCGATCTTACTTGATACTGAAAAACAGTCGTTATTCTATGCTGCATATTTACAAGATGCGGGTTTGGATGTGCGGGCCATCCGACCTCCAACAGTTCCGACACCTCGGTTACGTCTTAGTTTGAATGCAAAACTAAGACTAGAGGATATCCATCATCTTGTAAAGGAACTCGTTCTTTTACGGGAGAAGTGGAATTCTCTCTGA
- a CDS encoding SIR2 family NAD-dependent protein deacylase yields the protein MSLLPPDVIHRIRSARNILFLTGAGVSSESGIPTFRGEGGYWKTYKAEELATPEAFLRHPDVVWEWYDWRRGICREAKPNEGHLTIAKWQSFSPSVNLITQNVDGLHPKAGSKNLLEIHGNIFRARCTHCQAKYHLEEDGLDQPGIKFCTTCESLLRPDIVWFGEGYDNRLLTKAWELSKVAHVVFVIGTSANVSVPANLALTAIRNGALGIEINPETTSLTPSIQLHFGGKSGEILPEIFNDVFPDGQPQ from the coding sequence ATGAGTCTCCTTCCTCCCGATGTAATCCATCGAATCCGTTCTGCCCGCAATATTTTGTTTCTTACGGGTGCGGGTGTTTCTAGCGAAAGTGGAATTCCTACCTTTCGTGGAGAGGGAGGCTATTGGAAAACGTACAAAGCAGAAGAATTGGCAACACCCGAAGCCTTCCTTAGACATCCTGATGTGGTCTGGGAATGGTATGACTGGCGACGTGGAATTTGCCGCGAAGCAAAACCCAACGAAGGACACCTAACGATTGCAAAATGGCAATCGTTTTCCCCATCCGTTAACCTCATCACACAAAATGTCGATGGCCTCCATCCAAAAGCTGGGAGCAAAAACCTTCTTGAAATTCATGGGAATATATTCCGTGCACGTTGTACGCATTGTCAGGCAAAATACCATCTGGAAGAGGATGGCCTAGACCAACCAGGAATCAAGTTCTGTACGACATGCGAATCTTTGTTACGGCCAGACATTGTTTGGTTTGGAGAAGGTTATGACAACCGCCTCCTCACAAAAGCTTGGGAACTAAGTAAAGTTGCCCATGTTGTGTTTGTGATCGGAACCAGCGCCAATGTTTCAGTTCCTGCAAATTTAGCTCTAACAGCCATCCGTAACGGTGCCCTGGGAATTGAAATCAATCCAGAAACCACGTCACTGACTCCGTCCATACAACTTCACTTTGGTGGGAAGTCCGGAGAAATCCTCCCAGAGATATTTAACGATGTCTTTCCTGATGGACAACCACAGTAA
- a CDS encoding DMT family protein has translation MTTIALLILSNIFMTFAWYGHLKFAKSSNMFYIILFSWGIAFFEYVLMVPANRIGYTVYKFEGFQLKIIQEVITIFVFILFATLFLGERLKWNYIVSFGLILLAGYFAFGFGNKSNGH, from the coding sequence ATGACCACCATTGCCTTACTTATCCTTTCCAATATATTTATGACCTTTGCTTGGTATGGACACCTAAAGTTTGCAAAATCCAGCAATATGTTTTATATCATTCTCTTTTCTTGGGGAATTGCATTTTTTGAATATGTACTAATGGTTCCGGCAAACCGAATTGGATATACTGTTTATAAATTTGAGGGGTTCCAATTAAAAATCATCCAAGAAGTGATCACTATCTTTGTGTTCATTCTGTTCGCGACCCTTTTCCTAGGAGAAAGGCTCAAATGGAATTATATCGTTAGTTTTGGATTGATTCTTCTTGCGGGTTACTTTGCGTTTGGTTTTGGAAACAAATCAAACGGACACTAA
- a CDS encoding phosphopantothenoylcysteine decarboxylase domain-containing protein has product MNLKFKRVIVTSGPTREWIDPVRYISNASSGKMGYEIAKSFLLYPVEVIYIHGNTLERYTNVPGAKLNIEVETTIQLRDAVLSQITNDSLLVMAAAPADFRPIMTAEHKIKKEKTSEGTKGLLLELEENPDVLQQVTEYVTEHKIENSIRVGFAAETRELERYAKDKLTRKGLHFIVGNYVGAGKGFGEVDSSIRIFSANGLEKEIGPLPKEKIAEALVQFLVSV; this is encoded by the coding sequence ATGAACTTAAAATTCAAACGAGTGATCGTTACTTCGGGCCCAACTCGGGAATGGATTGATCCTGTACGTTATATCTCTAATGCCTCTTCGGGAAAAATGGGTTATGAGATTGCAAAATCCTTTTTGTTATACCCTGTCGAAGTGATTTATATCCATGGAAATACATTGGAACGATATACAAATGTGCCAGGTGCCAAACTCAATATCGAAGTGGAAACCACCATCCAATTGCGAGATGCTGTTTTGTCTCAAATTACTAACGATAGTTTGCTTGTGATGGCCGCAGCTCCTGCGGATTTTCGCCCCATTATGACAGCAGAACACAAAATCAAAAAAGAAAAAACTTCTGAAGGAACGAAAGGTCTTCTCCTCGAGTTAGAAGAAAACCCTGATGTATTACAACAAGTCACCGAGTATGTCACGGAACACAAAATAGAAAATTCGATTCGTGTAGGGTTTGCTGCCGAAACTCGAGAACTTGAAAGGTATGCAAAAGACAAACTAACAAGAAAAGGTCTTCACTTCATTGTAGGAAATTATGTGGGTGCGGGCAAAGGTTTTGGAGAAGTGGATTCCAGCATTCGTATCTTTAGTGCCAATGGATTAGAAAAAGAAATTGGGCCATTACCTAAAGAAAAAATTGCTGAAGCACTCGTGCAGTTCTTAGTGTCCGTTTGA
- a CDS encoding phosphopantothenoylcysteine decarboxylase: protein MKEIVIAVSGSIASYKACDLVRGLTKQGYPVRVIMTSNATKFVGKITFEALTGKPVRVDEFDTGMAHIEIKNIASVLAVVPASANIIGKMANGIADDLVTSTYLACTSPVLVAPSMNPGMYLHPAVQRNLKTLEADGVTIVSPDKGIVVCGDEGYGKLATVESITEQILKLHTKNS from the coding sequence ATGAAAGAAATTGTGATTGCTGTTTCTGGATCCATAGCTTCTTACAAGGCTTGTGATTTGGTAAGAGGACTTACCAAACAAGGATACCCTGTCCGCGTGATCATGACTTCCAATGCTACAAAATTTGTTGGAAAGATTACCTTTGAAGCCTTAACCGGAAAACCCGTCCGAGTGGACGAATTTGATACGGGTATGGCCCATATCGAAATCAAAAACATTGCCTCAGTTCTCGCCGTGGTTCCTGCCTCCGCCAATATCATTGGAAAAATGGCCAATGGGATTGCTGATGATCTAGTTACTTCTACCTATTTGGCCTGCACCTCTCCTGTGTTAGTTGCCCCATCAATGAATCCGGGAATGTATTTACACCCTGCGGTCCAAAGAAATTTAAAAACTTTGGAAGCTGATGGTGTGACCATCGTCTCTCCCGATAAGGGAATTGTTGTTTGTGGTGATGAAGGATACGGTAAACTTGCTACTGTGGAATCCATCACTGAACAAATTTTAAAACTCCATACAAAAAATTCATGA
- a CDS encoding hemolysin family protein has protein sequence MEIIGIFLIFLLVFVNGFFVAAEFAMVSLRPSRLEELVKENRAMAHLTKKAVSKIDDMLSVCQVGITVASLLLGWIGEALFASVVSGFLRMFHIELDLVTIHSISIGVSFTLITLLHVILGELVPKTLAIQNTEAIALGVSGPMWLFYYLFFPVTFVMNRLAGGVLTLFRLQRTGDKYVHSAEELMIIIEEQRKQGRIDNAEMQLIQKTFDFSEHTAKDVMTHRLSIIGISQESTIDKMLPLIAEHSFSRYPVYDQTLDRIVGIVHVQKYLKWQAAHLSAKGKKEKITVIMEKDFVKVPESMSIERVMTKLREKKQHMAIVIDEYGGVSGLLTLEDIIEEFFGEIRDETDSDEVDVTSTNKKTKAITLDGETELSSLSGILEGEEPSDMEEVRTIAGYFMEKNEDMPKEGSIVQIKKGSLKVKKMEGNKIISILFTPKLEEDNDSEMERELSYEDR, from the coding sequence ATGGAAATAATCGGCATCTTTCTCATCTTCCTCCTCGTCTTTGTCAATGGTTTCTTTGTAGCAGCAGAGTTTGCTATGGTCTCCCTCCGCCCCTCTCGCCTAGAGGAGCTTGTCAAAGAAAACAGAGCTATGGCTCATCTTACCAAAAAGGCTGTCTCTAAAATTGATGATATGTTATCGGTTTGCCAAGTGGGAATCACTGTCGCAAGCCTACTTCTTGGATGGATCGGCGAAGCTTTATTTGCGAGTGTCGTTTCTGGATTCCTTCGTATGTTTCATATTGAATTGGATCTTGTTACCATCCATAGCATCTCTATAGGAGTATCCTTCACTCTCATCACACTCCTTCATGTGATTTTGGGAGAACTAGTTCCGAAGACCCTTGCCATTCAAAACACAGAAGCAATTGCTCTTGGAGTGTCTGGCCCTATGTGGTTGTTTTACTATCTTTTCTTTCCTGTCACATTCGTTATGAATCGTTTGGCGGGAGGTGTTCTTACACTTTTCCGGTTACAACGTACGGGTGATAAGTATGTTCACTCTGCGGAAGAATTGATGATCATCATCGAAGAACAAAGGAAACAAGGTCGGATTGATAATGCGGAAATGCAACTCATCCAAAAGACTTTTGATTTTTCCGAACATACTGCCAAAGACGTAATGACACATAGACTTTCTATCATTGGCATTTCACAAGAGTCAACGATAGATAAAATGCTTCCCCTCATTGCAGAACATAGTTTCTCAAGATACCCGGTTTATGACCAAACTTTGGATCGCATTGTGGGAATTGTCCATGTACAGAAATATTTAAAATGGCAAGCAGCCCATCTTTCTGCAAAAGGCAAAAAAGAAAAGATTACTGTGATCATGGAAAAGGATTTTGTAAAGGTTCCAGAATCGATGTCTATTGAACGTGTGATGACTAAACTTCGTGAGAAGAAACAACACATGGCGATTGTCATTGATGAATACGGTGGAGTTTCCGGTTTACTTACCTTAGAAGATATCATTGAAGAATTTTTTGGTGAAATCCGAGATGAAACGGACTCTGATGAAGTTGATGTGACTTCAACCAATAAAAAAACAAAAGCCATTACTCTTGATGGAGAAACAGAGCTTTCCAGTTTATCGGGTATTTTGGAAGGGGAAGAACCTTCGGATATGGAAGAAGTTCGCACCATCGCTGGTTATTTTATGGAAAAGAACGAAGATATGCCAAAAGAAGGTAGCATCGTTCAAATTAAAAAGGGAAGCCTTAAAGTAAAAAAAATGGAAGGAAATAAAATCATTTCTATTTTGTTTACTCCGAAATTAGAAGAAGATAATGATTCTGAAATGGAGAGGGAGCTCTCTTACGAGGACAGGTAG
- a CDS encoding PAS domain-containing hybrid sensor histidine kinase/response regulator, producing the protein MAESFNYQSIVESFDEFLIYVDPFLEIQFSRTSPNLYLPPDSISTGKHINDLHITPRDALILTNLCQETLARKTPFQFTTNLLGNPFRISGRYLEFKNTPGVILRGEPNFSIENVILDSGPYVIFRFKFDTEFSTTYVSPNVSLNLGYQTGEFKKGMLKPDDLIHPDDKERALTEEKEYIKNKLRTYQREFRFQKQDGSYIYVSDYSVVSYFNSVPTEKICYFIDITERKDKEIEILKQRDELARLKLLFEETNAAANVGGWEVDLTNNKIFWAKETKKIHEVPDSYEPNLETAFSFYPLEADKQTLLNAFHQAETNGTSYDLVLKIKTLRGNYKWVRSIGHSVFAEGKCIRIFGSFQDITKNVELDIQREDALANLETILDATTHVTIIGTDTNGIITHFNKGAEFHLQYDAEEVVGKTSPAIFHIPEEIQSRSTNLSKEFGVPISGFDTFIYKAKLGEFDSHEWTYVRKDKTEFPVQLVVTASKNKKNEITGYLGIGIDISAHKATEEALRASESRWQFALEGSGDGIWDWNAVTNKVFFSNQWKNMLGYSEEEIGSDISEWESRVHPADKPNYFSDLDKHFNGETSVYVNEHRMLCKDGSYKWILDRGKVIEWTEDGKPLRMIGTHTDTTERKLLENDLIVARENAEKASQAKSDFLANMSHEIRTPLNGVIGFSDLLMRTNLNQVQKKYMETVYLSASSLLDLINDILDFSKIESGKMELYKERVNIYDLLHQIAEIVKHKAYEKGLELILNISPKVPRNIFVDSLRLRQILLNLIGNALKFTLKGEIQIKISAEPKGKNEYELLFEVIDTGIGISPENRNKIFEVFSQADTSTTRQFGGTGLGLSISSKLLNLFNSKMELESERDKGSRFFFKIVTLADNERNNEPELNEIKKVMVLDDNETNLLVIHEMLTYKGIRVDSFRSAKEALNSISSGVFYDVIISDFNMPEMNGLDFIEKLLKTVESKNLRKPFLSLHTSSNDESIYKRGRELGVQSILLKPIQTNILYESLDKLISGKSPEIITTNYEPVHPILTTEKIKIMIVEDNPVNMMLTKAIVQKSLPGTIIIEAENGALAVENFIQTEPQLVLMDVQMPEMNGYDATKEIRKLANGKLVPIIALTAGTLSGEEERCLECGMNDYISKPVVLKTISEKIKHWLQLH; encoded by the coding sequence ATGGCAGAAAGTTTCAACTACCAATCCATTGTGGAGAGTTTTGACGAATTTTTAATCTATGTAGATCCCTTCTTAGAAATTCAATTTTCGCGAACCTCTCCCAATCTTTATCTGCCACCTGACTCCATATCCACGGGAAAACATATCAACGACCTTCACATCACGCCGAGGGATGCACTCATCCTCACCAACTTATGCCAAGAAACCTTGGCAAGAAAAACTCCATTCCAATTCACAACAAATCTACTCGGAAATCCCTTTCGGATCTCTGGACGGTATTTAGAATTTAAAAACACACCAGGAGTCATCCTTCGAGGAGAACCAAACTTTAGCATTGAAAATGTAATTTTAGACAGTGGTCCCTATGTGATCTTTCGGTTCAAATTTGATACTGAGTTTTCAACAACTTACGTATCTCCGAATGTTTCACTCAACCTAGGGTATCAAACAGGTGAATTCAAAAAAGGGATGTTGAAACCAGATGACCTCATCCACCCTGATGATAAAGAAAGAGCACTTACCGAAGAAAAAGAATATATAAAAAATAAGTTGCGAACGTATCAAAGGGAATTCAGATTCCAAAAACAAGATGGGTCGTATATTTATGTATCCGATTATAGTGTCGTAAGTTATTTCAACTCAGTTCCCACAGAAAAAATTTGTTATTTCATCGATATTACTGAACGAAAAGACAAAGAAATAGAAATCCTAAAACAACGAGATGAACTTGCAAGACTCAAACTATTATTTGAAGAAACGAATGCAGCTGCAAATGTGGGCGGATGGGAAGTTGACCTCACAAACAATAAAATCTTTTGGGCTAAAGAAACAAAAAAAATTCATGAAGTTCCCGATAGTTACGAACCAAACCTAGAGACAGCTTTCAGCTTTTATCCTCTTGAAGCAGATAAACAAACTCTATTAAATGCCTTCCACCAAGCAGAAACAAATGGAACATCTTACGACTTAGTATTAAAAATCAAAACACTTCGAGGAAATTACAAATGGGTGCGCAGCATCGGACATTCCGTATTTGCGGAAGGAAAATGCATTCGGATTTTTGGAAGTTTTCAAGATATTACAAAAAATGTTGAATTGGATATTCAAAGAGAAGACGCTCTTGCCAATTTAGAAACCATTTTAGATGCAACGACTCATGTAACTATTATTGGAACTGATACAAACGGCATCATCACACACTTCAACAAGGGTGCAGAATTCCACTTACAATATGATGCAGAAGAAGTAGTTGGGAAAACCTCACCTGCGATTTTCCATATACCCGAAGAAATTCAATCACGTTCGACCAATCTTTCCAAAGAATTTGGAGTTCCCATATCCGGATTTGATACGTTTATATACAAAGCGAAGTTAGGTGAATTTGATTCCCATGAATGGACGTATGTTCGCAAAGATAAAACCGAATTTCCTGTCCAACTTGTAGTGACTGCTAGTAAAAACAAAAAAAACGAAATCACCGGTTACTTGGGGATTGGGATCGATATATCAGCTCACAAAGCCACCGAAGAAGCGTTACGCGCCAGTGAAAGCAGGTGGCAGTTTGCATTGGAAGGATCTGGAGATGGGATTTGGGATTGGAATGCTGTCACAAACAAAGTTTTCTTCTCCAATCAATGGAAGAACATGTTGGGATATTCGGAAGAAGAAATAGGATCAGATATTTCCGAATGGGAGTCTAGAGTTCATCCCGCCGACAAACCAAATTATTTTTCCGACTTAGATAAACATTTTAACGGGGAAACCTCTGTTTATGTGAATGAACATAGGATGTTGTGTAAAGACGGATCTTATAAATGGATCTTAGACCGAGGAAAAGTCATTGAATGGACGGAAGACGGAAAACCACTTCGAATGATAGGAACACACACTGATACCACCGAACGAAAGTTACTCGAAAATGACTTAATCGTTGCTCGCGAAAATGCAGAAAAAGCATCTCAAGCAAAATCTGACTTTCTTGCCAATATGAGCCATGAAATCAGAACTCCACTCAATGGTGTGATTGGATTTTCCGATCTTCTTATGCGGACCAATCTCAACCAGGTGCAAAAAAAATACATGGAAACCGTGTATCTTTCAGCTAGTTCTCTATTGGATCTCATCAATGACATCTTAGATTTTTCTAAAATTGAATCTGGAAAAATGGAACTCTACAAGGAAAGGGTCAATATTTACGATTTACTCCACCAAATTGCTGAGATCGTAAAACACAAAGCTTATGAAAAAGGCCTAGAACTCATTCTCAACATTTCACCAAAAGTTCCAAGAAACATATTTGTCGATTCTTTACGACTCAGGCAGATCCTTCTGAATTTAATCGGGAATGCTTTGAAGTTTACCTTAAAAGGCGAAATTCAAATCAAAATCTCTGCGGAGCCAAAAGGAAAAAACGAATACGAATTACTCTTTGAGGTGATTGATACAGGAATTGGCATTAGTCCCGAAAATAGAAATAAAATTTTCGAAGTGTTTTCACAAGCAGACACATCCACCACACGTCAGTTTGGTGGCACTGGTCTAGGACTATCCATCTCTAGTAAATTATTAAATTTATTTAATTCTAAAATGGAATTAGAATCGGAACGTGACAAAGGTTCTCGTTTCTTTTTTAAAATTGTTACCCTTGCTGACAACGAAAGAAACAACGAACCAGAATTAAATGAAATCAAAAAAGTAATGGTTTTGGATGACAACGAAACTAACTTACTCGTGATCCATGAAATGTTAACTTACAAAGGGATTCGGGTAGATAGTTTTAGATCAGCAAAAGAAGCACTTAACTCCATCTCATCAGGTGTTTTTTATGATGTTATCATCTCCGATTTTAATATGCCAGAAATGAATGGTTTGGATTTTATTGAAAAACTTTTAAAAACAGTAGAATCAAAAAATTTAAGAAAACCCTTCCTGTCGCTCCATACATCTTCCAATGACGAAAGTATTTATAAAAGAGGAAGAGAACTGGGTGTACAATCTATCCTTTTAAAACCCATTCAGACAAACATCTTGTATGAAAGTTTGGATAAATTAATCTCTGGCAAAAGTCCAGAAATCATTACAACCAATTACGAACCAGTTCACCCCATCCTAACAACTGAAAAAATTAAGATCATGATTGTTGAGGATAATCCTGTAAACATGATGTTAACCAAGGCAATTGTCCAAAAATCCCTACCAGGAACCATCATCATCGAGGCTGAGAATGGAGCATTAGCAGTAGAAAATTTCATCCAAACAGAACCACAGTTGGTATTAATGGATGTGCAAATGCCAGAAATGAATGGTTATGATGCTACAAAAGAAATCCGAAAATTAGCGAATGGGAAACTTGTGCCGATCATTGCACTTACCGCCGGGACTCTGTCAGGGGAGGAGGAACGTTGCCTCGAATGCGGGATGAATGATTATATTTCCAAACCCGTTGTTTTGAAAACCATCTCTGAAAAGATAAAACACTGGCTCCAGCTACATTAG
- a CDS encoding family 2A encapsulin nanocompartment shell protein, producing MAEQTQHALGDLAARQLANTVKTNAQYGAITPRFLVRLLDWKPLEAGVLRVNRVKSNTQVDVLCGQKGEQELPETFVNYEEKPREYTLSLISTILDVQTRVSDLYSSPHEQINEQLRLAIESVKEKQELELINNEDYGLLKNVPAHQRISTRKGPPTPDDLDDLITKVWKEPSFFLAHPLAIAAFGRECTRRGVPPATVTMFGAQFLTWRGLPLIPTDKLLVNGETNPKSASGTSNILLLRVGEKKQGVVGLFQSNLPGEQTPGLSVRFMGINRSAIGSYLISLYCSAAILTDDAIAALDNVDVGNYYEYK from the coding sequence ATGGCAGAACAAACCCAACACGCTTTGGGAGATTTAGCCGCACGCCAACTGGCAAATACGGTAAAGACGAATGCACAATACGGTGCGATCACCCCACGTTTTTTAGTTAGGTTACTTGACTGGAAACCTTTGGAAGCAGGTGTTCTTCGTGTCAACCGAGTCAAATCCAATACACAAGTTGATGTACTTTGTGGACAAAAGGGAGAACAAGAACTTCCTGAAACATTTGTTAACTACGAAGAAAAACCTCGCGAATACACTCTCAGTTTAATATCCACAATCCTTGATGTACAAACTAGAGTTTCTGATTTATACAGTTCTCCACATGAACAAATCAACGAACAACTTCGTTTGGCCATTGAAAGTGTAAAAGAAAAACAAGAACTCGAGTTAATCAATAATGAAGATTACGGACTTCTTAAAAATGTTCCGGCTCACCAAAGAATTAGTACAAGAAAAGGTCCTCCTACTCCGGATGATTTAGATGATCTCATCACTAAAGTTTGGAAAGAACCATCTTTCTTTTTGGCTCACCCTTTAGCCATTGCAGCTTTTGGTCGTGAATGTACACGAAGAGGAGTTCCACCGGCCACCGTTACTATGTTTGGTGCTCAATTCTTAACTTGGCGAGGACTTCCACTCATTCCTACCGACAAACTTCTTGTCAACGGAGAAACAAATCCAAAATCAGCATCAGGAACTTCTAACATCTTACTTCTGAGAGTCGGTGAGAAAAAACAAGGGGTAGTCGGTTTATTCCAATCCAATTTACCAGGGGAACAAACTCCAGGACTATCCGTTCGATTTATGGGAATCAACAGATCGGCGATTGGTTCGTATTTAATTTCTCTTTACTGCTCAGCAGCCATACTTACGGACGATGCCATTGCGGCACTAGACAACGTAGATGTGGGAAATTATTATGAATACAAATGA